One Candidatus Neomarinimicrobiota bacterium DNA window includes the following coding sequences:
- a CDS encoding valine--tRNA ligase: MARRRLGKIYEPGEVESSWYRRWEERGYFRPAHSGGPKTFTVVIPPPNVTGRLTLGHVLNNTLQDVLVRRARMQGLSTLWLPGTDHASIATENKIVRMLREEGTDKSTVGREEFLARAWDWADQYGGTIIEQLKRLGCSCDWSRTVFTMDEGYSKAVIEAFVRLYNEGLLYRGERLINWDPEGQTALSDEEVIHRESKGHLWHFRYPLKDSDGAIIVATTRPETMLGDTGIAVHPDDKRYAGLVGKRAILPLVGRELPIIADEFVDPDFGTGAVKVTPAHDPNDYQMGERHGLELVNVLNPDASLNDNVPEEFRGLDRMAARKAVVAALERQGLLEKVEEHVSSVGYSERTDAMVEPYLSLQWFLKMETLAGPARKAVASGKIVFYPERWAKVYDHWMGNIRDWCISRQLWWGHRIPAWYGPDDQIFVARTEEEAQIQAQAHYGKHEVALRQDPDVLDTWFSSWLWPLATLGWPDPDSADLKRFYPTQDLVTAPDIIFFWVARMVMSGLKFDGRPPFSAVYFTGIVRDKLGRKMSKSLGNSPEPLELVDKYGADALRMGMMLMAPQGQDILYDEEHIALGRNYLNKIWNAARFVLMNLHDDRLPPLLEELNRERLQVADGWILSRLQGTCKRIEEAYLRYRINDVAKAIYEFVWSDYCDWYLEFIKTRLHGDNQADQEAALTVAVHILRSTLLMIHPLAPFMSEELWQQVRRAGEPDLMVAPALTGDDQWVSQEDEMSIQLVRDVITAVRSIRADMGIHPGQEAGLIVRGPAELTVIVERESAYLQRLAKVSGLTVGQDIAKPDHAATAVVAALELFVPLEGLIDMAVERTRLEKRITEMEGRLANAQRKLDNKDFLERAPADVVAREREKQAAYDENLAKLRKNYRALA, encoded by the coding sequence ATGGCGCGACGGCGACTGGGTAAGATTTACGAGCCCGGGGAAGTGGAGTCTAGCTGGTACCGTCGCTGGGAAGAGCGGGGCTATTTCCGGCCTGCCCACAGCGGTGGGCCGAAGACCTTCACGGTGGTGATCCCTCCCCCCAATGTTACCGGGCGCCTCACGCTGGGGCATGTGCTGAACAACACGCTGCAGGATGTTCTGGTGCGCAGGGCCCGCATGCAGGGACTTAGCACCCTATGGCTGCCGGGCACGGACCATGCTAGCATCGCAACCGAAAACAAGATCGTCAGGATGCTTCGTGAAGAGGGCACCGATAAATCCACCGTTGGCCGGGAGGAATTCCTCGCCCGCGCATGGGACTGGGCTGACCAATACGGCGGCACCATCATTGAGCAGCTCAAGCGGTTGGGCTGCTCGTGCGACTGGAGCCGGACCGTTTTCACCATGGACGAGGGCTACTCCAAGGCCGTCATTGAGGCTTTTGTGCGGCTCTACAATGAGGGGTTGCTCTACCGCGGTGAACGGCTGATCAATTGGGATCCGGAAGGGCAGACGGCCCTCTCGGATGAGGAGGTCATTCATCGGGAGAGCAAGGGCCATCTGTGGCACTTCCGCTACCCGCTGAAGGACAGCGATGGGGCCATCATCGTAGCCACCACGCGCCCCGAGACCATGCTGGGTGATACCGGTATTGCGGTGCACCCTGATGATAAAAGGTATGCCGGCCTGGTAGGGAAGCGGGCCATTCTGCCGCTGGTGGGCCGCGAGTTGCCGATCATCGCCGATGAATTTGTCGATCCCGACTTTGGGACGGGCGCGGTCAAGGTGACGCCGGCCCACGATCCCAACGATTACCAGATGGGTGAGCGGCACGGCCTGGAGCTGGTGAACGTCCTGAATCCCGACGCCTCGCTGAACGACAATGTCCCGGAAGAGTTTCGCGGCCTGGACAGGATGGCGGCCCGCAAGGCGGTGGTGGCAGCGCTGGAACGCCAGGGGCTGCTCGAAAAGGTGGAGGAACATGTGAGCAGCGTGGGTTATTCGGAGCGCACCGATGCCATGGTGGAGCCCTACCTGTCCCTGCAGTGGTTCCTGAAAATGGAGACGCTGGCTGGCCCGGCTCGAAAGGCGGTGGCCTCCGGCAAGATCGTATTCTATCCCGAGCGCTGGGCGAAGGTGTACGACCATTGGATGGGCAATATCCGCGACTGGTGCATCTCCCGGCAGCTCTGGTGGGGGCACCGCATCCCGGCATGGTACGGCCCCGATGACCAGATATTTGTGGCGCGTACCGAGGAGGAGGCCCAGATTCAGGCCCAGGCCCACTATGGTAAGCATGAGGTTGCACTCAGGCAGGATCCCGATGTTCTAGATACTTGGTTCAGCTCCTGGCTGTGGCCGCTGGCGACCCTGGGCTGGCCGGACCCCGACAGTGCCGATTTGAAACGGTTCTACCCCACTCAGGACCTTGTGACGGCCCCCGACATTATCTTTTTCTGGGTGGCCCGCATGGTGATGTCGGGGCTCAAGTTCGATGGGCGCCCCCCCTTCAGTGCCGTCTATTTCACCGGCATCGTGCGAGACAAGCTGGGGCGCAAGATGAGCAAGAGCCTGGGCAATTCACCTGAACCCCTGGAGCTCGTTGACAAGTACGGCGCTGACGCTCTACGCATGGGCATGATGCTGATGGCACCCCAAGGCCAGGATATCCTCTACGACGAGGAGCATATCGCTCTGGGACGCAACTACCTGAACAAGATCTGGAACGCGGCCCGCTTCGTGCTAATGAATCTGCATGATGACCGCCTCCCGCCCCTTCTGGAGGAGCTGAATCGTGAGCGCCTTCAGGTCGCCGACGGCTGGATTCTGTCGCGCCTGCAAGGCACCTGTAAACGAATCGAGGAGGCCTACCTTCGTTATCGCATCAACGACGTGGCGAAGGCTATCTACGAATTTGTCTGGTCCGACTATTGCGATTGGTATCTGGAGTTCATCAAAACGCGGCTGCACGGGGACAATCAGGCTGACCAGGAGGCAGCGCTGACGGTGGCGGTGCACATTTTGCGGAGCACCCTGCTGATGATTCACCCGCTGGCTCCATTCATGAGCGAGGAACTGTGGCAGCAGGTAAGGCGCGCTGGGGAGCCCGACTTGATGGTCGCGCCCGCCCTGACCGGAGACGATCAATGGGTCAGCCAGGAAGATGAAATGAGCATCCAGCTGGTTCGCGACGTGATCACCGCCGTGCGCAGCATCCGGGCCGACATGGGCATCCATCCGGGGCAAGAGGCGGGCCTTATCGTCCGTGGACCGGCGGAGCTAACGGTAATCGTTGAGCGTGAGTCGGCCTACCTGCAGCGGCTGGCCAAGGTATCTGGTCTCACCGTCGGCCAGGACATCGCCAAACCCGACCACGCCGCCACCGCGGTGGTGGCTGCGCTGGAGCTATTTGTCCCCTTGGAAGGCCTCATCGATATGGCAGTCGAGCGTACACGGCTGGAGAAGCGTATCACAGAAATGGAGGGACGCCTGGCAAACGCTCAGCGTAAGCTCGATAACAAGGACTTTCTCGAGCGGGCACCTGCCGATGTGGTGGCCCGGGAGCGCGAAAAGCAGGCCGCCTATGACGAGAACTTGGCAAAGCTTCGGAAAAACTACCGCGCCCTGGCTTAA
- a CDS encoding ABC transporter permease, producing the protein MASSNRVGFLTFVARELRRFLSLYNQTILPGLLTTVLYIVVFGKSLGSRIGDIKEVPYMTYIIPGLAMMNVITNAYSNSASSLFQAKIMRFLDDILITPLSGLEVSLGYILGGAARGLINGILVLLVGMLLTDMPIEHPVLALAFLLVVGWAFGGAGLLVGIFAKTWDHIQLLVNFFLTPLVFLGGVFYSIDMLPAAWRNISLLNPLYYMVNGLRYAVLGVSDTSPWWSLLVSISAAALFTLIGAGLFARGYRIKD; encoded by the coding sequence ATGGCCTCGAGCAATAGGGTCGGCTTTCTTACCTTTGTCGCCCGCGAACTGCGGCGGTTTCTGTCGCTGTATAATCAGACTATCCTGCCCGGCTTGCTCACCACCGTGCTCTACATTGTGGTCTTCGGCAAGTCCCTTGGTAGCCGCATCGGCGACATCAAGGAAGTGCCCTACATGACCTACATTATCCCCGGTCTGGCTATGATGAATGTTATTACCAACGCCTACTCCAACAGCGCCTCCAGCCTGTTCCAGGCCAAAATCATGCGATTTCTGGATGACATTCTGATTACGCCCCTCAGCGGCTTGGAGGTTTCGCTGGGTTATATTCTTGGTGGAGCCGCCAGGGGGCTGATCAACGGTATATTGGTGCTGCTGGTGGGAATGTTGCTCACTGATATGCCCATCGAACATCCGGTGCTGGCGTTGGCGTTTCTGCTGGTGGTTGGCTGGGCCTTTGGCGGCGCCGGACTGCTGGTGGGTATCTTTGCCAAGACCTGGGATCATATCCAGCTACTGGTGAACTTTTTCCTCACCCCGCTGGTTTTCCTGGGAGGTGTATTCTACAGCATTGATATGCTGCCCGCGGCATGGCGAAATATTTCATTGCTTAACCCCCTCTACTATATGGTGAATGGCCTGCGCTACGCCGTGCTGGGGGTCTCCGATACCTCCCCCTGGTGGTCGCTGCTGGTGAGCATATCGGCCGCTGCTCTGTTTACGCTGATTGGGGCCGGCCTGTTTGCCAGGGGCTACCGCATCAAGGACTAG
- the rlmD gene encoding 23S rRNA (uracil(1939)-C(5))-methyltransferase RlmD, translating into MTAAPTIEKTAASPPKKGEALELTIDSLAYGGGGVARHDGFVVFVKRALPGERVRARIVKRRSGFAEAVVEELLEPSPHVAQPKCAHFGVCGGCATQNYPYEQQLEQKQAQVQDLFDRLGGFGGAEVQPIIGSEETYHYRNKMEFTFSTRPWLVQPAVGDDTLPPALGLHVPKRFDKVLNIDACWIQQPVGNEILQLVRAKSLELKLEFYDVKAHTGYLRHLVIRTAGAGSGNLEVMVNLVTARQQPERLQPLVDALVTAFPPIASIVNTINTRKAAVAYGEREILLHGKPTITERLRGLSFDISASSFFQTNTRQAEVLYQQIEQAAGLSGQEVVYDLYCGTGTIALILAREASEVAGFESVPAAIEDAARNALLNEVTNARFFHADLSARYFSENGRRLAKQVPPADIIVADPPRAGMHPKLLSEILNMNAARVVYVSCNPATQVRDVRVLCDGGYRLAHIQPLDMFPHTPHIENICVLER; encoded by the coding sequence ATGACTGCGGCCCCCACCATCGAAAAGACTGCTGCCAGCCCCCCCAAAAAGGGCGAGGCGCTGGAGCTCACGATTGACAGCTTGGCCTACGGCGGCGGCGGCGTCGCCCGGCACGACGGATTTGTGGTGTTCGTGAAGCGGGCGCTGCCCGGCGAGCGGGTGCGGGCGCGCATCGTGAAGCGGCGCTCGGGTTTTGCGGAGGCGGTGGTGGAGGAGCTGCTGGAGCCGTCCCCCCATGTAGCCCAACCCAAGTGCGCCCACTTTGGGGTCTGCGGTGGCTGCGCCACCCAGAACTACCCGTATGAACAGCAGTTGGAGCAGAAGCAGGCCCAGGTGCAGGACCTCTTTGACCGGCTGGGCGGCTTTGGTGGGGCGGAGGTGCAGCCCATCATCGGCAGCGAGGAGACCTACCACTACCGCAACAAGATGGAATTTACTTTCTCCACGCGCCCCTGGCTGGTGCAGCCTGCCGTTGGGGACGATACCCTCCCACCGGCTCTGGGCCTGCATGTGCCAAAACGCTTCGACAAGGTGCTGAATATCGACGCATGCTGGATTCAGCAGCCGGTGGGCAACGAGATTCTGCAGCTGGTGCGGGCCAAGTCGCTTGAGCTGAAGCTGGAATTCTACGATGTGAAGGCCCACACCGGCTACCTCAGGCATTTGGTGATCCGCACGGCGGGGGCTGGTTCGGGTAACCTGGAAGTGATGGTCAATCTGGTGACAGCCCGGCAACAGCCGGAACGACTGCAGCCGCTCGTGGACGCGCTGGTCACGGCCTTTCCCCCCATAGCCAGCATCGTGAACACCATCAATACCCGCAAAGCTGCCGTGGCCTACGGCGAGCGTGAAATTTTGCTCCACGGCAAGCCCACCATTACCGAGCGCCTGCGGGGGCTCAGCTTTGATATATCCGCCAGCTCTTTTTTCCAGACCAACACCCGGCAGGCCGAGGTGCTCTACCAGCAGATTGAGCAGGCGGCGGGGCTGTCCGGACAGGAGGTTGTGTATGACCTTTACTGTGGCACGGGCACCATCGCCCTTATTCTGGCCCGGGAGGCCAGCGAAGTGGCCGGTTTTGAGTCGGTACCCGCAGCCATTGAGGACGCCGCCCGCAATGCCCTGCTCAACGAAGTGACCAATGCGCGCTTTTTTCACGCCGACCTGTCGGCGCGCTACTTTAGCGAAAACGGCAGGCGGCTTGCCAAGCAGGTGCCGCCGGCAGACATTATCGTAGCCGACCCGCCCCGGGCCGGTATGCACCCCAAGCTGCTGTCAGAAATCCTGAACATGAACGCGGCGAGGGTGGTCTACGTGTCGTGCAATCCGGCAACCCAGGTTCGCGATGTGCGCGTGCTCTGCGATGGGGGCTACCGGCTGGCGCATATCCAGCCGCTGGATATGTTCCCCCACACGCCCCATATAGAGAATATCTGTGTGCTGGAGCGCTAG
- the ligA gene encoding NAD-dependent DNA ligase LigA — MIKPVRSRIAKLRSAIDEHNVAYYVYDSPVISDGDYDALMRELGDLEAEHPELVTADSPTQRVGATPQAELASVQHRLPMLSLENAMGADELRAFDERVKRSLDTTGDIDYVVEPKMDGLAVELVYENGLFVQGSTRGNGVTGEDVSANLRALRAVPLSLSPTVPRPALLEVRGEVFMNRDGFEALNRKRAAAGEPLFANPRNSAAGSLRQLDTRITAARPLRLYCYGPGVVEGRAFRSQLEFLASLPRWGLPVNPDHRLCHGMDAVLAAFAELESRRDDLPHDIDGMVVKVNDFASQQALGARSRSPRWAIAAKFAAQQATTVVEDIQASVGRTGAITPVAQLRPVNLSGVTVSRATLHNQAEVDRKDVRIGDTVLVQRAGDVIPEVVQVIPGRRRRGAKRYRLPTRCPVCGHDIYRPPDEAVARCVNWACPAQVIGRFQHFVSKGALDIEGLGEKLVAGLIASGRVRTVVDIFRLTHDDLATLEIERTVHLKDKGATKKQVALGDKVAAKLLAAIESAKQTTFARLVYGLGIRNVGEHVARVLERALGGDVERFLNTSTDELEAIHEVGPIVAQGIVRFVQDETNAALVRELLAVGVRPVAVEPAEEASQPLAGQTFVFTGTLELFTRQEAEERVVRLGGRAATSVSNKTRYLVAGLGAGSKRAKAEQLGVEVLSEEAFVELVKER; from the coding sequence ATGATTAAGCCGGTTCGCAGCCGCATCGCCAAGCTGCGCAGTGCCATTGACGAGCACAACGTGGCCTACTATGTGTATGACAGCCCGGTAATCTCAGATGGAGATTACGATGCCCTGATGCGGGAACTGGGGGACCTGGAGGCTGAGCATCCGGAGTTGGTCACGGCGGACTCACCCACCCAGCGGGTGGGCGCCACGCCACAGGCGGAGCTGGCCTCGGTTCAGCATCGGCTGCCCATGCTCAGCCTGGAAAACGCCATGGGTGCGGACGAGTTGCGGGCGTTTGACGAGCGGGTTAAGCGCAGCCTGGACACCACTGGAGATATTGACTACGTCGTGGAGCCCAAAATGGATGGGCTGGCCGTGGAACTGGTCTACGAAAACGGATTATTTGTCCAGGGATCCACCCGCGGCAACGGCGTCACCGGCGAGGACGTCAGCGCCAATCTGCGAGCGCTGCGGGCAGTGCCCCTGAGCCTGAGCCCAACTGTCCCGCGCCCCGCCCTGCTGGAAGTGCGGGGCGAAGTATTCATGAACCGGGACGGGTTCGAAGCCCTTAACCGCAAGCGGGCCGCGGCCGGGGAGCCGCTGTTCGCCAACCCCCGGAACTCGGCCGCCGGCAGCCTCCGCCAACTGGACACCCGCATTACCGCCGCCCGACCCCTGCGCCTCTACTGCTACGGCCCCGGTGTGGTTGAGGGGCGGGCTTTTCGCAGCCAACTGGAGTTTCTGGCGAGCTTGCCGCGGTGGGGCCTGCCGGTGAATCCCGACCATCGCCTGTGCCACGGCATGGATGCGGTGCTGGCCGCTTTCGCCGAGCTTGAAAGCCGGCGCGATGACCTGCCGCATGACATTGACGGCATGGTGGTGAAGGTCAATGACTTTGCCAGCCAGCAGGCGCTGGGGGCCAGGAGCCGCTCGCCGCGCTGGGCCATTGCAGCCAAATTCGCGGCCCAGCAGGCTACCACCGTGGTGGAGGATATTCAGGCCAGCGTTGGCCGTACCGGCGCCATCACGCCCGTGGCCCAGCTGCGGCCTGTTAACCTGAGTGGCGTGACCGTGAGCCGGGCGACGCTCCACAATCAGGCTGAGGTGGACCGCAAGGACGTGCGCATCGGCGATACGGTGCTGGTGCAGCGGGCCGGGGACGTCATACCCGAGGTGGTGCAGGTCATTCCCGGGCGCCGCCGCCGGGGCGCGAAGCGCTACCGCCTGCCCACCCGCTGCCCGGTATGTGGTCACGACATCTACCGCCCGCCGGACGAGGCCGTGGCCCGCTGCGTGAATTGGGCCTGCCCGGCGCAGGTGATCGGGCGGTTCCAGCACTTTGTTTCCAAGGGTGCCCTGGATATCGAAGGGCTGGGTGAAAAGCTGGTGGCCGGCCTCATCGCCAGCGGCAGGGTGCGGACGGTGGTGGACATCTTCCGTCTCACCCATGACGATCTGGCGACGCTGGAGATCGAGCGCACCGTTCACCTGAAGGACAAGGGCGCGACCAAAAAACAGGTGGCGCTAGGCGACAAGGTGGCCGCCAAGCTGCTGGCAGCCATTGAATCGGCCAAGCAAACGACCTTTGCCCGGCTGGTCTACGGGCTGGGCATCCGCAACGTGGGGGAGCATGTGGCCCGGGTGCTGGAGCGCGCCTTGGGCGGCGACGTGGAGCGTTTCCTCAATACCAGTACCGATGAGCTGGAGGCCATCCATGAGGTGGGCCCCATTGTCGCGCAGGGAATTGTGCGCTTTGTGCAGGATGAAACCAATGCGGCCCTCGTACGGGAATTACTGGCGGTGGGCGTGCGCCCGGTGGCTGTTGAGCCGGCCGAGGAGGCGTCCCAGCCGCTGGCGGGGCAGACATTCGTCTTCACCGGAACGCTGGAGCTGTTCACCCGGCAGGAAGCCGAGGAGCGGGTGGTACGGCTGGGGGGCCGGGCGGCCACGTCGGTGAGTAACAAGACCCGTTACCTGGTGGCGGGACTGGGAGCCGGCTCCAAGCGGGCCAAGGCAGAACAGCTGGGGGTGGAGGTGCTGAGCGAGGAGGCGTTTGTGGAGCTGGTAAAAGAGCGCTAG
- a CDS encoding aminotransferase class V-fold PLP-dependent enzyme, giving the protein MATALTDRSPGQLQGAELLRHIATDFLGLETHYPLAGGGSTRRVYLDSTASTLMMGTAYRGLSTFMQHYANTHSLLHNSAKLATSTYAWAHTRILRFVQADPQKYTCFFTGSGTTAGINRLARIYRQLRPERDTAVVSIMEHHSNDLPHRKHLGRVIHIPVQMEADGMGCVDTEALERILEAERGRVNYVSVTGVSNVTGIINPVDEIARLAHRYDALVLVDGAQLVAHLPVQVSGHDDPLQDIDALVFSGHKTYAPGSPGVVIARKDHLAKLEPEEVGGGMVERVFAERYTTTSVFPDREEAGTPNIPGGVALGLAIEVLDRIGMEFLAEEEKRLIDYAIKQLESVPGVEIYGSTDTVTCPRAASISFNVENLHHSLVAAILNDYHNIAVRNECFCAHPYVIEMMSERAAEYVAMSDEEYAASKTPKPGMVRASFGLYSTTEDVDALVTALADIVKNMNQYRPHYRIGDSDHEYHHDTFSLDQEGQFSIRQLLDEALQRPATGGDSGSESG; this is encoded by the coding sequence ATGGCAACCGCACTCACTGACAGGTCCCCGGGCCAGCTGCAGGGCGCTGAGCTCCTGCGCCATATCGCCACCGATTTCCTTGGGCTGGAGACCCACTACCCCCTCGCCGGCGGCGGGTCGACCAGGCGGGTCTATCTGGACTCCACAGCCTCCACCCTCATGATGGGGACGGCCTATCGGGGGCTGTCCACTTTTATGCAGCACTACGCCAACACTCACAGCCTGTTGCACAATAGTGCCAAGCTCGCGACCAGCACGTACGCCTGGGCCCATACCCGCATTCTCCGCTTTGTGCAGGCCGATCCGCAGAAGTACACCTGTTTTTTTACGGGCAGCGGAACCACGGCAGGGATTAACCGGCTGGCGCGGATTTACCGGCAGCTGCGGCCGGAGCGTGATACGGCGGTGGTCTCCATCATGGAGCATCACTCCAACGACCTGCCCCACCGCAAGCACCTGGGCCGGGTGATCCATATTCCCGTTCAGATGGAAGCTGACGGCATGGGCTGCGTCGATACGGAGGCGCTGGAACGCATTTTGGAGGCCGAACGGGGGCGGGTGAACTATGTCTCTGTTACGGGGGTCAGCAATGTCACGGGCATCATTAACCCCGTGGATGAAATCGCCCGGTTGGCACACAGGTATGACGCGTTAGTGCTGGTGGACGGCGCCCAACTGGTGGCACACCTGCCGGTACAGGTTTCGGGGCATGACGATCCCCTCCAGGATATTGACGCGCTGGTTTTTTCAGGGCACAAGACCTATGCGCCCGGTTCGCCCGGCGTGGTGATTGCCCGCAAGGATCACCTGGCGAAACTGGAGCCGGAGGAAGTGGGTGGGGGTATGGTGGAGCGGGTATTCGCCGAGCGCTACACCACGACGTCCGTTTTCCCGGACCGTGAGGAGGCCGGCACGCCCAACATCCCCGGTGGGGTGGCTCTGGGGCTGGCCATTGAAGTGCTAGACCGAATCGGCATGGAGTTCCTGGCGGAGGAGGAGAAACGACTCATTGACTATGCCATCAAGCAGCTCGAAAGTGTGCCCGGCGTGGAAATCTACGGTTCCACCGACACGGTCACCTGTCCCAGAGCCGCTTCCATCTCGTTCAACGTGGAGAACCTGCACCACTCACTGGTGGCGGCGATCCTGAATGACTACCACAATATTGCTGTGCGCAATGAATGTTTCTGCGCGCACCCCTACGTCATCGAGATGATGTCCGAGCGGGCCGCCGAATATGTGGCCATGAGTGATGAGGAGTACGCCGCGTCCAAAACGCCCAAACCGGGCATGGTGCGAGCCAGTTTCGGTTTGTATAGCACTACCGAGGATGTGGACGCCCTGGTGACGGCGCTGGCGGATATTGTCAAGAACATGAACCAGTACCGTCCCCACTACCGCATCGGGGACTCCGACCACGAGTACCATCACGATACCTTTTCCCTGGACCAGGAGGGGCAGTTCTCTATCCGCCAGCTTTTGGATGAGGCTCTGCAGCGGCCGGCTACCGGTGGTGATTCCGGTAGCGAGTCGGGCTGA
- a CDS encoding c-type cytochrome, with protein MALLVRRLPLLPVLVLALAAAVQAQIPSTFTNLQVLPQDINRGELIGVMRNFAGSLGVRCLHCHVGTDGDRFSDVDFAADDHETKRVARVMLGMVAQINETLTSKTGRALADLTEVTCLTCHHGNSVPVTLRAALGDAYSVGGAQELLRRYGELREEYYGRAVYDFAPHALVSQAEGLVEQHEDPDGAVAVLKENLKHYPDSHYTFYVLGQVYIESGEKKRGVRALRKAVKMDPDNSWYRTALAEAQKD; from the coding sequence ATGGCTTTATTAGTTCGCCGGCTGCCCCTGCTGCCGGTCCTCGTGCTGGCGCTGGCGGCCGCCGTTCAGGCACAGATTCCAAGCACCTTCACCAATCTGCAGGTCCTGCCTCAAGACATCAACCGGGGGGAGCTCATCGGGGTCATGCGGAACTTCGCCGGCTCACTGGGGGTGCGCTGTTTGCACTGCCACGTGGGCACTGACGGTGACCGTTTCTCCGATGTGGATTTTGCCGCCGATGATCACGAAACCAAACGCGTGGCCCGTGTCATGTTGGGGATGGTTGCCCAAATCAATGAGACGCTCACCAGCAAGACCGGCCGTGCCCTGGCGGATCTGACCGAGGTTACCTGCTTAACCTGTCACCACGGGAACAGCGTGCCCGTGACCCTGCGAGCCGCGCTGGGTGATGCCTACAGTGTAGGTGGTGCGCAAGAATTGCTGCGGCGCTATGGCGAGTTGCGTGAGGAGTACTATGGCCGCGCCGTTTACGATTTCGCCCCCCATGCACTGGTGAGCCAAGCCGAGGGGCTCGTGGAACAGCATGAGGACCCCGACGGCGCCGTGGCCGTGCTAAAGGAAAACCTCAAGCACTATCCCGACTCGCACTATACTTTCTACGTTTTGGGCCAGGTCTATATTGAATCCGGAGAAAAGAAACGGGGGGTTCGCGCCCTGCGCAAAGCCGTCAAGATGGATCCTGACAATAGCTGGTATCGCACGGCCTTGGCGGAGGCACAAAAAGACTAG
- a CDS encoding PD40 domain-containing protein — protein MVPPAAFTNRPTTLLLALLTLALGCGNKGELPGATGDGAELPVRLVPGFYSAAESYFSPDGERLVLNARLIEGETEYHVYTVNLDGTDIRRINSLGADACSYYFPDGRRLIFTSTRDNRQLPRGDYSDPTNYPTGAELYTCSTTGSNLRRLTRNAQYEAEVSLSPDSRWVLFTRMTAGRLDLWRMRPDGSDPFQITSTPDLQEGGAFYLPAGKRIVYRAWKREDQGQRDLPMTIYTIGHDGADRQQLTHDEGLNWAPHPSPDSVHIVFVKRLPPGNFEVYLMNMTSGEQTRLTYSEAFDGFPSFSPDGHTISFSSSRDLPAESRRLSIYLMDIQGLLKEIAPS, from the coding sequence ATGGTTCCGCCGGCCGCTTTCACCAACCGCCCTACGACCCTATTGCTGGCCCTACTGACCCTGGCTCTGGGATGTGGCAACAAAGGCGAGCTGCCAGGTGCCACCGGCGATGGGGCCGAGCTGCCGGTGCGGTTGGTGCCGGGCTTCTACTCGGCGGCGGAATCGTATTTCTCGCCCGATGGTGAGCGCCTGGTGCTCAATGCGCGGCTCATTGAGGGCGAGACTGAGTACCACGTTTACACGGTCAATCTCGACGGCACCGACATCCGTCGCATCAACAGCCTGGGCGCGGACGCCTGTTCCTACTACTTCCCCGATGGCCGGCGCCTCATATTTACATCGACCCGCGATAACCGGCAGTTGCCCAGGGGCGACTATTCCGACCCCACCAACTACCCCACCGGGGCGGAGCTTTACACCTGCAGCACCACCGGTTCCAATCTGCGGCGACTGACGCGCAACGCGCAATACGAGGCGGAGGTGTCACTTTCTCCAGATAGCCGCTGGGTGCTGTTCACCCGCATGACGGCCGGGAGACTCGACCTGTGGCGCATGCGGCCCGATGGCAGCGACCCCTTTCAGATTACCTCAACACCAGACCTTCAGGAAGGCGGAGCCTTTTACCTGCCGGCAGGCAAACGCATTGTCTATCGAGCGTGGAAGCGGGAGGACCAGGGGCAGCGAGATCTGCCAATGACCATCTATACCATCGGCCATGACGGTGCCGACCGGCAGCAGCTGACGCACGACGAGGGACTCAACTGGGCACCGCACCCCTCGCCAGACAGTGTTCATATCGTGTTCGTGAAACGGCTGCCGCCCGGCAATTTTGAGGTCTACTTGATGAATATGACCAGCGGTGAGCAGACGCGTCTCACCTACAGTGAGGCCTTCGATGGCTTTCCATCGTTTTCACCGGATGGCCACACCATCAGCTTTTCCTCCAGCCGCGACTTGCCCGCGGAGAGCCGGCGGTTAAGCATTTATCTGATGGATATCCAGGGGCTGCTGAAGGAGATAGCTCCAAGTTGA
- a CDS encoding PspC domain-containing protein: MPKLYRSATDQKIAGICGGLAEVYNVDANLVRLAVVFLGLVTQVVPVVVTYLVAWMLLPEGPSEE; encoded by the coding sequence ATGCCCAAACTGTACCGCTCAGCAACGGATCAGAAAATTGCCGGCATTTGCGGCGGCCTGGCCGAGGTTTACAACGTGGACGCCAATCTGGTCCGGCTGGCGGTGGTGTTCCTGGGATTGGTGACCCAAGTGGTGCCGGTGGTGGTCACCTATCTGGTGGCGTGGATGCTGTTGCCGGAAGGACCGTCGGAAGAATAG